One region of Mycobacterium riyadhense genomic DNA includes:
- a CDS encoding 5-formyltetrahydrofolate cyclo-ligase, which translates to MATAGKAALRDQLLAARRRVADDVRAAEARMLCEHLERMVTSGSTVCAYVPVGAEPGSIDMLDVLLRSADRVLLPVARTTADNTPLPLRWGEYRAGGLITARWGLLEPQPPWLPETALAEADLVLLPALAVDRRGVRLGRGQGFYDRSLRARNPQTHLVAMVREAEFVDELPAEPHDVPMTHALTPQRGVIALPCGE; encoded by the coding sequence ATGGCAACCGCGGGCAAGGCAGCGTTGCGCGACCAGCTGCTGGCGGCCCGGCGTCGCGTTGCCGACGACGTCCGCGCCGCCGAGGCCAGAATGCTCTGTGAGCACCTAGAACGCATGGTGACCAGCGGCAGTACCGTCTGTGCGTATGTCCCGGTGGGCGCCGAGCCGGGCTCGATCGACATGCTGGATGTGTTGCTGCGCAGCGCGGATCGGGTGCTGTTGCCGGTGGCGCGCACCACGGCCGACAACACTCCGTTGCCGCTGCGCTGGGGCGAATACCGAGCGGGTGGGCTGATCACCGCGCGCTGGGGGCTGCTCGAGCCGCAACCGCCCTGGCTGCCGGAGACGGCGTTGGCCGAGGCCGACCTAGTGCTGCTGCCGGCGCTGGCGGTGGACCGTCGAGGTGTGCGGCTGGGGCGAGGCCAAGGCTTCTATGACCGCTCGTTGCGCGCTCGGAATCCGCAAACGCACCTGGTCGCGATGGTGCGCGAGGCCGAATTCGTCGACGAGCTGCCCGCAGAACCGCACGATGTGCCGATGACTCACGCACTCACGCCCCAGCGCGGCGTCATCGCGTTGCCATGTGGGGAATGA
- a CDS encoding FmdB family zinc ribbon protein yields the protein MPTYSYACTECGDRFDVVQAFTDDALTTCTQCSGRLRKLFNAVGVVFKGSGFYRTDSREPGKKANSSSNGSATSESGSGSGSSEKPGSSEKSSGSTTPAKTATAASS from the coding sequence GTGCCGACCTACAGCTACGCGTGCACCGAATGCGGTGACCGCTTCGACGTTGTGCAGGCCTTCACCGACGATGCGCTGACCACCTGCACGCAGTGCTCGGGCCGGCTGCGCAAGCTATTCAACGCCGTCGGTGTGGTCTTCAAGGGCAGCGGCTTTTACCGCACCGATAGCCGCGAGCCAGGCAAGAAGGCCAACAGCTCGAGCAACGGATCCGCGACGAGCGAGTCGGGTTCGGGTTCTGGGTCGAGCGAGAAGCCCGGATCAAGCGAAAAGTCGAGCGGCAGCACCACGCCCGCCAAAACCGCCACCGCCGCCTCGAGCTAG
- a CDS encoding SAF domain-containing protein has product MRQSLNPTLLSRISTSLRPDWSRTVLARRIAAGGLVVLAGLATLRSNPDGDRTDVVVAARDLSPGTALTADDVRLEKRLTTTVPDGSQTNLGSVVGATLAGPTRRGEMLTDVRLLGSRLAESTAGPGARIVPLHMADGALVDLVRVGDVVDVLAAPTHDSQPVSRVLATDAIVVLISGQPKHQAADNDRVVLVALPARVATTVAGAALGQTVTLILH; this is encoded by the coding sequence GTGCGGCAATCGCTGAATCCAACCCTGCTCAGCCGGATATCAACATCGTTGCGACCGGACTGGTCTCGAACCGTGCTGGCGCGACGCATCGCCGCCGGCGGACTCGTGGTGTTGGCAGGGTTGGCCACGCTGCGGTCGAATCCAGACGGCGATCGTACCGATGTGGTGGTGGCCGCGCGTGACCTCAGCCCGGGCACCGCGCTGACCGCCGACGATGTTCGGCTGGAGAAGCGTTTGACGACCACGGTTCCCGACGGATCACAAACCAACCTGGGCTCGGTCGTCGGTGCCACCCTGGCCGGTCCGACCCGGCGCGGCGAGATGCTCACCGACGTCCGGTTGCTGGGCAGCCGGCTAGCCGAATCGACGGCCGGGCCCGGCGCCCGCATCGTGCCGCTACATATGGCCGACGGTGCCCTGGTCGACCTGGTCCGGGTCGGCGATGTCGTCGACGTGCTGGCCGCACCGACGCACGACTCGCAGCCCGTTTCCCGCGTGCTGGCCACCGACGCCATCGTGGTTCTGATTTCCGGCCAGCCCAAGCACCAGGCCGCCGACAACGACCGGGTGGTATTGGTGGCGCTGCCGGCGCGGGTGGCAACGACG